Proteins found in one Panicum hallii strain FIL2 chromosome 4, PHallii_v3.1, whole genome shotgun sequence genomic segment:
- the LOC112888725 gene encoding trafficking protein particle complex subunit 4-like, whose protein sequence is MALAAIYSLFIINKSGGLIYYKDYGSAGRMDTNDSLRLASLWHSMHAISQQLSPTPGCTGIDLLQAHNFDLHCFQSLTGTKIFVVCETGAPNMEMLLKVIYELYTDFVLKNPFYEMEMPIRCELFDLNLAQVIQKDRVALLGR, encoded by the exons ATGGCACTAGCGGCTATCTACAGCCTTTTCATCATTAACAAATCTGGTGGCCTTATATACTACAAG GACTATGGTTCAGCAGGGAGGATGGACACAAATGACAGTCTAAGATTGGCAAGTCTCTGGCATTCAATGCATGCTATCTCTCAGCAACTCTCCCCTACCCCTGGCTGTACTGGCATTGACCTCCTACAAGCCCATAATTTCGATCTTCATTGCTTCCAATCCCTGACAG GTACAAAAATTTTCGTTGTATGCGAGACTGGCGCGCCAAATATGGAAATGCTGCTGAAAGTGATCTATGAGTTGTACACTGACTTTGTCTTGAAGAACCCGTTCTATGAGATGGAGATGCCAATTCGGTGTGAGCTCTTTGatctcaacctggcacaggtgATCCAGAAGGACCGTGTTGCACTCTTGGGTCGGTGA
- the LOC112888908 gene encoding putrescine hydroxycinnamoyltransferase 3-like: MPAERVDVAVLSRTLVRASDPPRGFPAVLPVSNLDLILGSFHIYLVSVYPAPAAGFPAVAAAARAALPAFLSRFFPFAGRIVADASTGVPEVACDNAGAELVVAEAAARLADVDFADADRSLARLAVPFQEGLALSLQLVRFACGGFALSWGSDHLLADGHGLTALPNAWAELLRTGGLSWEPHHERASLFRPRSPPRFSPSLDAEFTRYEPAGLPNALLTATLVRRNYVVSAADVARLRAAASTPARRATRLEALSAHVWKLLAAAVGGSDARCRMAWLVDGRRRLDPARFDADAVRRYLGNVVTYASREAAVEAVSSSPLPDVAAMAGAAIAGVFRSERFEELVDWMEARKGVFREGGKWTEAVGAGTGSPALVVSAFVAFRVEGDFGFGRPRLVMPWVRPGRLGSAAMTVARSPRGDGSWVITARLWPRLANAVDADPEAVFKPAAAAALGFGDLEPADGVQHASRL; this comes from the coding sequence ATGCCGGCCGAGCGCGTCGACGTCGCGGTCCTCTCGCGGACGCTGGTGCGGGCGTCCGACCCGCCGCGGGGCTTCCCCGCGGTCCTCCCGGTCTCCAACCTCGACCTCATCCTCGGCTCCTTCCACATCTACCTCGTGTCCGTCTACCCCGCCCCGGCCGCGGGCTTCCCCGCCGTGgctgcggccgcgcgcgccgctcTGCCGGCCTTCCTCTCCCGCTTCTTCCCCTTCGCCGGCCGCATCGTGGCCGACGCCTCCACCGGCGTGCCCGAGGTCGCCTGCGACAACGCCGGCGCGGAGCTCGTGGTGGCGGAGGccgcggcgcggctggcggacgTCGACTTCGCCGACGCCGACCGCTCGCTCGCGCGCCTCGCGGTGCCGTTCCAGGAGGGCCTCGCGCTGTCGCTGCAGCTCGTCCGGTTCGCGTGCGGCGGGTTCGCGCTGTCGTGGGGCTCCGACCACCTGCTCGCGGACGGCCACGGCCTGACGGCGCTGCCCAACGCGTGGGCGGAGCTGCTCCGCACCGGCGGCCTCTCATGGGAGCCGCACCACGAGCGGGCCTCCCTCTTCcgcccgcgctcgccgccgcggttCAGCCCGTCGCTGGACGCCGAGTTCACGCGGTACGAGCCGGCGGGCCTCCCCAACGCCCTCCTCACGGCCACCCTCGTGCGCCGCAACTACGTGGTCTCCGCCGCGGACGTCGCCCGCCTCCGCGCGGCGGCCAGCACCCCGGCCCGCCGCGCCACCCGGCTCGAGGCCCTGTCCGCGCACGTCTGGAAGCTGCTCGCCGCGGCCGTGGGCGGCTCCGACGCGCGCTGCCGCATGGCGTGGCTCGTCGACGGGCGGCGCCGCCTCGACCCCGCCAGGTTCGACGCGGACGCCGTGCGCCGGTACCTCGGCAACGTGGTCACGTACGCTTCGCGGGAGGCGGCCGTGGAGGCCGTGTCGTCGTCCCCGCTGCCCGACGTGGCGGCGATGGCGGGCGCGGCCATCGCGGGGGTGTTCCGGTCGGAGCGGTTCGAGGAGCTGGTGGACTGGATGGAGGCGCGCAAGGGGGTGTTCCGGGAGGGTGGCAAGTGGACGGAGGCGGTGGGAGCCGGCACGGGGAGCCCCGCGCTGGTGGTCTCGGCGTTCGTGGCGTTCCGCGTGGAGGGGGACTTCGGATTCGGGCGCCCGCGGCTGGTGATGCCGTGGGTGCGCCCCGGCCGGCTCGGGTCGGCGGCCATGACGGTGGCGCGTAGCCCGCGGGGGGACGGGTCGTGGGTGATCACCGCCAGGCTGTGGCCGCGGCTGGCCAACGCCGTAGACGCGGACCCGGAGGCCGTGTTCaagccggccgcggccgcggcgctcGGGTTCGGCGACCTCGAGCCGGCGGACGGGGTGCAGCATGCGAGCCGCTTGTGA
- the LOC112888724 gene encoding uncharacterized protein LOC112888724, with protein MSLSHRLPPGAPAVDPYYVYAPHPEPHRQGILTLFVAGLPDDVKPREIHNLFSHRPGFDHCLLEYTGRGNQAVAFVTFFTHEAALSAMTSLNGTIFDPETGDRLHVELAKSTSRRPRGGGDVYRVIDKRAKKTEGNADHENFGDEEAWEEDEDGGNDDSGDGGSDEPSGTENENSSDKNEFPADQSDQSAHKQQNGQSPSNDGRDKSSSDIAPCSTLFIANLGRTCTEDELKEVLSKEPGFHVLKMRRRSGMPVAFADFTDIESSTAAMNSLQGTVLASSDNDGFHIEYARSKMRKS; from the exons ATGAGCCTCTCCCACCGCCTCCCGccgggggcgccggcggtggacCCCTACTACGTGTACGCGCCGCACCCGGAGCCGCACCGGCAGGGCATCCTCACGCTCTTCGTCGCCGGCCTCCCCGACGACGTGAAGCCCCGCGAGATCCACAACCTCTTCTCGCACCGCCCCGGCTTCGACCACTGCCTCCTCGAGTATACCGGCCGCGGCAACCAG GCTGTTGCTTTTGTGACGTTCTTCACTCATGAGGCGGCCCTGTCGGCAATGACTTCTTTAAAT GGAACAATTTTTGATCCGGAGACTGGTGACCGTTTGCACGTTGAGCTAGCTAAATCAACTTCACGCAGACCTCGTGGAG GTGGCGATGTCTACCGAGTTATTGACAAACGAGCTAAAAAAACAGAAGGAAATGCTGATCATGAGAACTTTGGTGATGAAGAAGCATGGGaagaggatgaggatggtggcAATGATGATAGTG GTGATGGAGGATCAGATGAGCCATCAGGCACAGAAAATGAAAATTCCAGTGATAAGAATGAATTTCCTGCGGATCAGAG TGATCAATCAGCGCACAAGCAGCAGAATGGGCAATCTCCCTCAAAT GATGGACGAGACAAGTCTTCAAGTGATATAGCACCTTGTTCTACTCTCTTTATTGCAAATTTGGGACGTACATGCACAGAGGACGAACTAAAGGAAGTTTTATCCAA GGAACCCGGGTTTCATGTCCTTAAGATGCGTCGCCGTAGTGGAATGCCTGTAGCTTTTGCTGATTTTACG GATATCGAATCATCTACAGCTGCTATGAATAGCCTCCAAGGCACTGTACTGGCTTCTTCTGATAATGACGGGTTTCACATTGA GTACGCAAGGTCAAAGATGAGGAAAAGCTAA
- the LOC112888907 gene encoding hydroxycinnamoyltransferase 2-like yields MAARCFHLDIAARTLVRASRPPPGFPAVLALSNLDLVLGPFHIFLVSVYPAPAAGLDAVLAAVRCAFPAYLSRFFPFAGRVVRDPKTKIPEVQCNNAGAELVVADTAVPLAAVDFSEVDRSLGLIQIPFDASLAMSLQLVRFACGGFALTIGTTHLLADGRAFTVLLSALAEMVRDGGLSREPLFDRSLFKPRSPPSYSASLDAEFSRFTPETMINPLLTAAIRRRLYHIEAADLAALQDAATPPGGGRRASRFVALCAHVWKLLARAVGDADPSCRMAWIVDGRKQVEPSDGLLDRYIGNVVTYTSREASVAELLRAPLHDVAAAVRAAIAGVMTAARFQELADWMEERKAAFRDGGKWTEAVNLGFGSPALVISGLLPFPIDGDLGFGKPRLVVPWLRHGRLGSASVTIVPDPSGDGSWFVGATRVWPRLMEVIESDSLLKPAANLGLATPAGSRL; encoded by the coding sequence ATGGCGGCGAGGTGCTTCCACCTCGACATCGCCGCCCGGACGCTGGTCCGGGCCTCGCGCCCGCCGCCGGGCTTCCCCGCCGTCCTAGCCTTATCCAACCTCGACCTCGTCCTGGGCCCCTTCCACATCTTCCTCGTCTCCGTCtaccccgcccccgccgccggcctcgaCGCGGTCCTCGCCGCCGTGCGCTGCGCCTTCCCGGCGTACCTCTCCCGCTTCTTCCCCTTCGCCGGGCGCGTCGTGCGGGACCCGAAGACCAAAATCCCCGAGGTCCAGTGCAACAacgccggcgccgagctcgtcGTCGCCGACACCGCGGTGCCGCTCGCGGCAGTTGACTTCTCGGAGGTCGACCGGTCGCTGGGCCTGATCCAGATTCCCTTTGACGCGAGCCTCGCCATGTCGTTGCAGCTGGTCCGGTTCGCCTGCGGGGGGTTCGCGCTGACGATTGGCACGACCCACCTCCTCGCCGATGGCAGGGCGTTCACCGTCCTGCTGAGCGCGCTCGCCGAGATGGTCCGCGACGGCGGCCTCTCCCGCGAGCCCCTGTTCGACCGTTCCCTCTTcaagccgcggtcgccgccgtcgtACAGCGCGTCGCTGGACGCCGAGTTCTCGCGGTTCACCCCGGAGACCATGATCAACCCCCTCCTGACCGCGGCCATCCGGCGGCGGCTGTACCACATCGAGGCGGCCGACCTCGCGGCGCTCCAGGACGCGGCGACCCCGCCGGGCGGCGGGCGCCGCGCCTCGCGGTTCGTGGCGCTGTGCGCGCACGTGTGGAAGCTCCTCGCGCGCGCCGTCGGCGACGCCGACCCCAGCTGCCGGATGGCGTGGATCGTGGACGGGCGGAAGCAGGTGGAGCCGTCGGACGGCTTGTTGGACCGGTACATCGGGAACGTGGTCACCTACACGTCCCGCGAGGCGAGCGTGGCGGAGCTGCTGCGCGCGCCGCTCCAcgacgtggcggcggcggtgcgcgcggCCATCGCGGGGGTCATGACCGCGGCTCGGTTCCAGGAGCTGGCGGACTGGATGGAGGAGCGCAAGGCGGCGTTCCGGGACGGCGGCAAGTGGACGGAGGCCGTGAACCTGGGGTTCGGGAGCCCGGCGCTCGTCATCTCCGGGCTGCTCCCGTTCCCCATCGACGGAGACCTCGGGTTCGGCAAGCCCAGGCTCGTCGTGCCGTGGCTGCGGCACGGCCGGCTGGGCTCCGCGTCCGTGACGATCGTGCCCGACCCGAGCGGCGACGGGTCGTGGTTCGTCGGCGCCACGAGGGTGTGGCCGCGGCTCATGGAGGTCATCGAATCCGACTCTTTGCTGAAGCCGGCAGCGAACCTGGGACTGGCGACGCCGGCGGGATCCCGTCTGTGA